The Biomphalaria glabrata chromosome 15, xgBioGlab47.1, whole genome shotgun sequence region aaaagagatatataaagagagagagtaagagaaagattaagagagagatagataataagagagagatagagaggggtGTAAAGCCTTGattaataagttaaaatataatgttaACATACTTAAATACTATTTCTTTTAGTATCTCTCGCGGGTCTCTCTTGTCGTTGCGCAGacgattgtttttttgttttgtttttttttaatttttacgcTGTTTTCGTTTTCCGGTACAGACACCAAATGTGAGTCTGATAAGTACATTTGTGCTAACAGTACAAGATGTCTTCCACGCACTGTCCTGTGTGATGGTCAAACGGACTGTCCCGAAGGAGAAGACGAGGACAGAAACGgtaagaactgcacatttaaattaaaatatgacactTTGCTTTTTATAAGCGCTTTATGAGGTACGAAGAAGAATAAAAGGTCTTTGCAGCTTTACGGCTATACCCAAAAAAGTGGGAAAAGCGTTTGGAGTCAATCctgaaaaaaatcaatatatatataaagagagagagagagagagagagagagagggaaagagagggagaaattTGTAGTCAGTTGTTTTCTAAGAGTGGAATAAAACATGTGTGTTGTTGCTGTCATTATATCTTTTTGGATTATCAAAGATCTTAGTTTTCCGGGATAGCTGTAGTTTTGCGGAGCTTATTTAGTAGTAAACATAGATACTGACcgttgggaagacatagccttagaccgcactagttggagagagacggtgaccaagaaagctatagacagcgagaaaactTGGGCCTCGATCTTGAAGAAAAGcttgccacacggaaaatggcgagctcctctaccaccaaagcgaaagccaccttgacctgcaatatatgtggacgggagtgtctctccgaaatagggctccacagccaggattcgaacctggaaccccttgttcggaagccaagcggttttaccgctcagccaccgcgcctctatcTTTGTAAGTAGGTCTATATCCGGTCCTGTTCTTCTAAAGTCAAACTCTGACGTAATCCATgggtgtctgtgtgtgtgcttgtaatgtgtgtgtgcttgtaatgtgtgtgtgtgtgtgtgtgcgcttgtaatgtgtgtgtgtgtgcttgtaatgtgtgtgtgcttgtaatgtgtgtgtgtgtgcgcgcttgtaatgtgtgtgtgtgtgcttgtaatatgtgtgtgtgtgcttgtaatgtgtgtgtgtgcttgtaatgtgtgtgtgcttgtaatgtgtgtgtgtgtgcgcttgtaatgtgtgtgtgtgtgtgcttgtaatgtgtgtgtgtgtgtaatgagTGTGTGCGCGcttgtaatgtgtgtgtgtgcttgtaatgtgtgtgtttgtaatgtgtgtgtgcttgtaatgtgtgtgtgcttgtaatgtgtgtgtgtgtaatgtgtgtgtgtaatgtgtgtgtgtaatgtgtgtgtgcttgtaatgtgtgtgtgcttataatgtgtgtgtgcttgtaatgtgtgtgtgtgtgcttgtaatgtgtgtgtgcttgtaatgtgtgtgtgcttgtaatgtgtgtgtgtgtgcttgtaatgtgtgtgtgtgcttgtaatgtgtgtgtgtgcttgtaatgtgtgtgtgtgtgtgtaatgagTGTGTGCGCGcttgtaatgtgtgtgtgtgcttgtaatgtgtgtgtgcttgtaatgtgtgtgtgtgtgcttgtaatgtgtgtgtgtgtgtaatgagTGTGTGCGCGcttgtaatgtgtgtgtgtgcttgtaatgtgtgtgtgtgtgtgtgcttgtactgtgtgtgtgtttgtaatgtgtgtgtgtgtgtgtgtgcttgtgatgtgtgtgtgtgcttgtaatgtgtgtgtgtctgtgtgtgcgtgCTTGTAATGTGTGTGTACTTGTGTTGTGTGTGTAAAGCGGTGCCGAGTCTTTAGAAAAAACAAGGGCCAGAGAGTTGTGTAAGGGAGTATGTTTCATTGGAggaatacacacatacacatacacaaatatacTGTGTAGTGTgtccgggggagggggggggagagaacgcATTGCTTTTCTTTACGACATAGTTCAATTTTGTTCCACTACTAAACCAAAGTAGTGATTGCGTAttgtctaaattttttttttttttgggggggggggggcgtttaaTACTCGGATGTAAAAGAGAAAAGGGGGGGATCGGAAAGTTGTGTTGGGAAGGGGGAGCGATGAAATCCGGGCCGTTCTATTTAAAGAccaaaaaataaacatgaaaaacctgcatatatgtaaccctgccggaccaagtaaagtGGCTACTCCGGTGTAaacacgaggccttcatcagctacataAACATATATCATCAATTAAAATCGTAACTTAGGATTTATATCagccagttttttttattttttttttgttttggttaatgGACGAGATGGCTATGCTTAACTTTAAACGAATGTATTTCTTTCACATGTCTTCCAGTGTGTGCGAGATATTGTGAGCCAACTGACCATCAATGCACAGATGGACAGTGTGTTCCTCTTCAACTGTTTTGTAATGGCACCAGGTGTAAAGATGGCTCTGATGACCCAGAAAACAGTATGTGAACATATATTGGCAGATTTCGTGTTTAAGTGGCTTATGTTTTTATATTAGTTCAAGAAGGATAAaagtattaattaaaaataataagataGTGTACACaccagaaaaagaaaatggctGATAACAAGACAGTGTCAGTTGGTCACTGTCTAAATTATGGCCTCTTTATTCGCATaggacagtgtttcccaaacggaaaactttgcacattctgagtatttgaccaatttgcttattttttttagagattaattcacgtggtggacAAACATAGTTATGCATTCAAAATCGCTTTtgtcaccgagattcaaaccttAGACCTTTCGACTTTAAAGCCAAGAGCCTTAATACTCAGTCACCACATCATAACTAGATTTTTAGGACACTTACgaatacctgacattatttggctAAAgaaaagacggttggtcgttgtgctggctacattaTACCCTTGTTAATACATCATCATCTGCCATGTATTTAAAAGGGGAGCGTTACTGTACTTTTATATTTCTACATTAGCTCAAactaaattcaaatttaaagtttaaacataTCTAATGTTTAAGAACTAACGGTTACCATACTATACTAAATATAATAGGAACTAGTTTATATACTTTAGCTCATAAACGTATCTTGTACTCTCTTCAGGTCTGGTCATGGATGTCCAGCCAGGGGTCATATCACAAGGACTTACAATCAACTGTAGTTCTTATCTTCTCGACACTTCATGTCCAGACAACTGGACACGCCTAACCCTGGCTCGTTTGAATAAAACCAGTCAagaatttgaagacattttgaGAGTTCAAGTGGACAACAAGAAAAATGTGAAGTTCATTTCAGATGAACAAATCGAAGATAGCGATGTCAGTTTCGGAGATTTCTTCGTCAGTTTGAATGTACGAAATCCACAGAATGGAGATGAGTTCAAATGTGAAGCCAGTAATTATGACAATTACTCAAAGAATGTcgcaacacagacacagacctATAAAGTAGCACTAAACACCACAAGCGCGGAGGACGAAGATCATGAAAATATATCAACAGTGCAGCCTTCCACTGTCCAACAACAATTTACAGGTAAGTATGAGTCAAAATCTCCTCATCTCAGCCTGTGGTCCCGTCTGGAGCTTAGCCCACCAAACTAGCTTCCTTCATGCGTTTCGGTTTTGGAAGAGACACTCCAACTCTCGGCACGCCTTGTTCGTCTGCTTCCAAATTGAGGCGCCATGTATTCCAGGGGCGTCCCTTCTTCCTCTTGACTTGGGGGCTTAGAGTGAGGACTGCATTCTCATTCCTTTTTGTACAAGCAACACACATTCTGTCTCCAAGCATTCTGATCTTGACCAAtttctcccacatactttcatagATAGCCCTAGTCCTAAGGGCTCCATTGCAGACATCCGTGTAAACTGTACGAAGCTCTTTAAGTGTAGGGTTACAGAGAAAGCAGGTGCCGCGATAACAAAGTCTATAAATATCAATTTCATAACAAATTTgcgagaaagaaaaaataatgatgAAATGATAATCTCTTGATTCATTTTTATGTAGAGTTTCATCTTAAGAACTGTGTATCAAAACCTAAATAACACACCTTTGAAAGGCTTCAAGATTATACTAATTAAGCGTCGTTAaatgtaattgcaaaatatactaaaaagtcctgaaaatctgaaattaaaaatctcctgaaaatagACAAAACTGGGGTGCCAATTTTACGcgcgataagaaaaaaaaacggcattgtcaactttcatttattaaaaaattagtgTAAAAACGAGTGTATCTTAATTTTTACATGATGCTTATCCCTGCCCAGATTGGGACccacgcaatccgtttcgcatagggcccggaaattgctaggaccggccctgtcttCGAGTGATCAGTTAAACTCGAGTACTTATTTATTCTGTATTTAACATGCCCATTGAGCTGTGGTATAGTTTCTGTGAAGGACCAGTGTGGGAAGGGGTATCAGTTAAAAAGTTTCTGTGCTGACTTTTTTACAGTCATCTTCCtgttcataggaaatgagaaatatgCTCATCTTCGAGCAGGTAGGAGGAGCTATGTAGACGATCAGAAAACACAACTCAGCCTCGAACTAGATCTTCCTTGATAGCCAAGCGTTTTATGACTCTTAGCCAAGAAATATAAGATCAAGCTCTTATAAGAATGAAATATTCAGACAATTAAacaaaaggcaaaaaaaagttaaattcatcATATATCAATAATCCTTTGAATTTATTCACCGCTTTAAACTCTTGTTTATGAGAAAGATCAAATTGTAATATTTCATAACAACTAAATAACTTCGACCATTATAAGTGCAATAGAAGTATCAAAAGTATAGGGTAAAGTGGGGCAAAAAGCCCCCCCCCTAAGCTTCTATGGCCTGTACAAGCTAgcttattaatataataattttatcttaaatttGGTTTTCAATTAGTGTTACATGTCTAATTTACAAATtagcttttaaaataattttatttcaatgtatctaaaaattattgcatgaaataaaaaaaaaattttaagggaCATTTTTTCCCCACACCAATATAGATGTACATAAAGCTTAGTAGCTTTATAAACGAACAAACAatgataaggcttgtctttgagtccgagaagtaatgaggaatacagtatttcccgtggctccGCAgccccagttgcgacctacatattttgccacaacaaGCGTGGACATAACGATTGTCCGCAAGTGGtcgatttaaattttcttttctccGATTTTCTTTCTGTGGGCGCCTCAGTCTTTACGTAGAACCAATAAgaaagaacaaacaaataataaacatcTTAAATTCCTCTTCCCAATCTATCTTCTACAGATTGATACTGCCCTGCTGCCAATATAAGTGTCATATCATAATTTTaataaagagttaaaataaatgaaactaaatatcttttttttcccttctattTCAGAATTCCTTCTATCTGTTTTCCCGCCTGAGGTTGTCGATGGGTTTACAGACAGTTTGGAAATTACGTGCAGATATAGGAATGCGCCTTTGACAAACTTATTTTCCTTGTCCATTTTACATTCCGTATCAGTTGAAAAGCCAGACTTCAAATACTTGTGCAGTGTTAGTAGTTTCAaccaaaaaattcaaaaacattcGCCATCTTTAAAGAGCGTCAACGGGACGATGGATCCCATTGAGGGATCCCACGTCAGTCTAATCTTTGAGGATCCAAAAGTCAAGAAGACAGGACTCTACAAATGTGAAGTCATTGGCTTTGACGTAGAACAGGGAATACCCGTAATAGAATCGAAAGAATTTCTAGTTGACGCCCCTGACATCAAAATAGAAACAGTGATTGGACAAATTCGTAACGAAACATTACTGATTCGCGAATCTTTAGTGTCACTGCAATCTGAAAGTATAAACAGTACAGAGAGAATAAAGGAACTTCAAAGCAGCATTAACCAATTCAAACTTGACATGTATGAATCAATTTCAGGATTAGAAGCTGACCATGACAAGACAAAGAATGTAATACACAATACTACAGCGTTCAGTAATGAATTCCATAACAATCTTAAGTCATTAAATACGTCAGTGTCGGGCTTAGAGAACAACTTGAACGACTTAAAGACTAAATTTGACAAAGTTGAAAAATTAGTGAATGATAATCACAAAGAGCttgataatattaaaaacaaatctgttTCTGAAGACTTTATACAAAAAGCTTTACAGACGATGGAAAGTTCGATAACTCAACAAAAAAATTTCACACAATCAGCAGTCGACAAATCGGAAGCTGTGAAGAAACGACAAGACGACATGGAGGGCAGATTGTCAAAACTGGACAGTGGATCAAAATCTTTTACCCAAAAGCCTATCGAGTCTTTATTTATAGGATCATCCCCGTTTAAGGGCCGAAGATACTGGCTAACTCGTAAAAGTTACAGCATATTGATAACAGACGCCGAAACAATGTGTCTAAGATATGGTGGTTATCTGTTGGAAATAGATTCACAAGACGAATTCAATTTTGTGAGAACATTTATCCAAAAAAATTCAGCCTTTACCTGTGTTTATACAGGAGGCACTGACAGCTTGTCTGAAAATATTTGGGTCCATCGATTTAGTTTGCTAAAGATGAAAGCTTTGAACTGGCACAAAGGTGAACCGAATAACCACGTAAAAGAGGAACACTgcgaatgtttttttaaagcctatAACTACTTCATGAACGACTGTAAATGCGATTTTGAACGTCATGGCAATTGCGGATTTATTTGTGAAATTCCGGAGTTTGATCAAGATATATCTTCATCCATTTCTTTGGGGTCATAGACGTTTTTAAACTTCTAACACTGTCACCGTGCTTGTATGTGTATTATTATATATGGTAGTGCTCCcttataaataaacaatgtttcCTTATAGTAATGCTGATATTTAAACCAGTCTGAAGGTCAACGGACTGTGATAACCCTAGAATAAATGCTAGTCTGATTgcaaaatctttatttaaatgaaagaaagaCCACGACATAGTCAGTAGGTCACGCTTTTGAATTCTATGTAGTTTATGTGAATCAAGACCCTATTATTAGagatatttagttgtttttgttttgtttttttgttgttgttttttttttttttttttttttgcttgtatataatgaaaaaattacttattatcTCCCCTTCAATTCTATCCCCTTACCATCCCGCTTCTTCTTACGTTCAAATAGCACCGAGAAATCTACAATGTGATATTATGCAAATACACTTTGACCAAaacattatcaaatattttacacatttaattaccaAACAATGTATCACACTAACGCAGAGTAAACACAAATAGAAATCcttcattaaaaaaagcatttaccATTCATACCAATTGGAACAGCCAATTGAAAGCAGTTGTCCACCTCCGCCTAAGTACCGTAACAATAAATACATACAGTTGCAACCACGAACAAAATGTAACACTGTAACCAGATACACACTCTTCTATATACAATCAGCGCTCTATTGAATGAGGCTTCTGTTTACCGCTCGGTGACGACAAGTGACCTTCAAACACCCTGACTGAAAGTGGGATAAAAGAGCCCCAAAATCCCCCTTCTCCAGCTAAAATGGAGAGACGCAGACCACTTcgtccagatctgatgtaacagtagCTTAACAGGTGCAGATTGTCTTTAAAAATTGTGTGTGCTTTGGAAAGACATCTTTT contains the following coding sequences:
- the LOC106053156 gene encoding uncharacterized protein LOC106053156; amino-acid sequence: MTKMTHYPFFSLATLVMTSQIFSLASPDYFTYSAYSGYDCDTILTYSSGVIYSPNYPHDYYDSLNCSWLILTNELSQISLNFTTLTTECCCDFVTVYDGNTTSAPQLGKLCSLQYNNFTSSGNSLLVTFSTDESVTSSGFFASYKILKNTKCESDKYICANSTRCLPRTVLCDGQTDCPEGEDEDRNVCARYCEPTDHQCTDGQCVPLQLFCNGTRCKDGSDDPENSLVMDVQPGVISQGLTINCSSYLLDTSCPDNWTRLTLARLNKTSQEFEDILRVQVDNKKNVKFISDEQIEDSDVSFGDFFVSLNVRNPQNGDEFKCEASNYDNYSKNVATQTQTYKVALNTTSAEDEDHENISTVQPSTVQQQFTEFLLSVFPPEVVDGFTDSLEITCRYRNAPLTNLFSLSILHSVSVEKPDFKYLCSVSSFNQKIQKHSPSLKSVNGTMDPIEGSHVSLIFEDPKVKKTGLYKCEVIGFDVEQGIPVIESKEFLVDAPDIKIETVIGQIRNETLLIRESLVSLQSESINSTERIKELQSSINQFKLDMYESISGLEADHDKTKNVIHNTTAFSNEFHNNLKSLNTSVSGLENNLNDLKTKFDKVEKLVNDNHKELDNIKNKSVSEDFIQKALQTMESSITQQKNFTQSAVDKSEAVKKRQDDMEGRLSKLDSGSKSFTQKPIESLFIGSSPFKGRRYWLTRKSYSILITDAETMCLRYGGYLLEIDSQDEFNFVRTFIQKNSAFTCVYTGGTDSLSENIWVHRFSLLKMKALNWHKGEPNNHVKEEHCECFFKAYNYFMNDCKCDFERHGNCGFICEIPEFDQDISSSISLGS